In Oncorhynchus mykiss isolate Arlee chromosome 19, USDA_OmykA_1.1, whole genome shotgun sequence, the sequence TCCTAGCACACACACCAAGTGAGACACACAGTGCAGTCCTTTAACTATGCAAAGCCCATTAGAGATAAGTGTCACTGAGATCCTCTTTTCCTGTGGCATTTTCTTGACAGTTACTCCCAGGTGGTAGTGAGGTATCCTCTGGCGGTGCTCGTCGGTTGTGCAGCGGCCCTCCTGGGATGTTCCCTAGCCGGCCTGTTGATTGGTCCCCTGCCAGACTTCTCTGACCCGCTCATGGTGAGtgcctctctctgcagcactgtcGCGTTCTCTGCCAACTTCCTGTCAAACCGAATGCTACTGTAAACCCCTTTTGTTTTTAGCTCGTTCCTGCCTCTTGAAAAGCTGCCGTAAATAAAGTAGACCCGGCAGATCTCTCAAAACATTTCATCTTGTCAGCTCAAGAAATACAAGTGTAGCCATATCAGTGCAATTGCAGGTATAATGAACAGTCAAGAATAGTTAAATAAACTAATTGAATTACCATGTGTGTAATAAATGTGTACAGTTAAACTCATGGCAATCAACATGTAATGACCATGGCAGAGACCAGGGTAAAAAATGAATCTGGAAGAATATTGAAGACAACGCTATATCAATCAACACTGCATGTACAATGTCACTATCAATTTTCAAAGCATCCATTATAGTATGTCACTAAACCTTAGCATCTAAATCAGTCTTTATTCACCTACTGTAGGCCAAACAGTCAGCATTAGGCGTACATATTTCTCATGTAAATTAATTCAGTGCATTGTTTTCCTGCTTCGGCTGTCGTCAGATGTTGTTTCGTTGACTTTGATGTTTTTAATGCAGGGCTTTGAGCCTCGAGGAACATACATCGGGGTGCGACAGTCTGCCTTAGCCAAGCTTCAACAGAACACAGGGCCTGGAAACACACTGTCTCTGATACCGCAACACCTCAAAGACAAGACAGCTGGGAGGTACTGTGCTAAAACCGGAGGAGCTctccaccacacacagagagccctgcacaaaatggctgccacgACAGAGTAGAACCATGGGACATTGCGTTCACTCAGCCCCAGATTATAATTACTCACTAAAACATGCTACAATTTGGCATCTTTCAGTTCAGAGGCACGATAGAGATGGAACAGGGTTACACTTGCACATCATGTAGTATAGCTATGATTAAAAAATGCTGGATAATTGTATAGGGAGTCCATATGTCCATTGTTGCGTGGGGTACTGATTTAGCTATTGCCTGTGTGATTGATATGAATTGTCTAGATGTCTCATGTATAATTTTGTTGTGTTCATGTTTATTTTATGAAGCTATGGAGATGGTAGCGGAGGGGATGCCGGTGGGAGCCAGGAACAGTCGTCCAGGCAACGGTCTAAAAGAATGCTAGACAGGGATTCGGCCCAAGACACATTCCTCTGTGACGCTCCAGGTAGGCTACTAACATGTCTCTCTGCTACTAGAGAAATGTTCCTAAAAATTTAGCAGGAAACATAGCCATAATGTATCAATCAAAAATCTAGGTATTGACGAGCTAGTTCATCATTCCAGTGTTCACTTTCAGTTATGAGCAAAACATAAGCAATCCCTCTAGATACATTTTTGTAAGTGAAGACTGAGGACAGTCTTTGTTTAGGGGGTGCCATGTTCTTGACTCCATCTGTGACATCACAGGAGAACGCTACGCCCAGCTTGTCTTCCGCTCTGGAAACTCTGCCAGTCTTTGGAGCCTGAAAGCGATCTACTCCATGTGCGAGATGGAGCAGGCCAGGGTAGGTCTTCGTGCATCTTAAAAATCATATATCATATATGCCATATATCCAGCATTACCAACCAGACCACGAAATCAGGGAGCCAACTCAATCAAATACCTTTCTGGGGTACAGAACTTGGCAGGCACTGATAGCACACATCTTAAAACATTTATATGTATTTGAAAGAGAACAAAAAAAGGTGTTATTGATCCCCATTAGCTGGTAGATGGAAATAAGTTATGTGAAAAGTTGCTATAAAATCTGTCCATTTCAATTTACTCTCGTAATAAAAATAATATGGAACATCAATTACATTGATTTTGCCATGGGTAGAGGGAGAATAAGTCAACAGAAGTGTGTAACTGCCAAACTTCTCTTCTCCATGTTTCAGATTCGTTCACAACCCCACTTCCAAGATCTCTGCAAGCAACATATCCGATTGGAAGTGGACGGTGCCATGATCAGGGGCGGATGCTGTCCAAGTTGGTCACTGGGAAACTACTTGGCACTTCTCAGCAATGCCTCATCCTGTCTCAGCCTGACCTCTGTGCAAGTGTCAGAGAGTCTGAGCCTACTACGCTATTGCGCCCCATACTACCACGATGGAAGGCTGGTGGCATATTGCGCAGAGAGGGGCTTGCAAGGCAACTGTGCATCCGTGCCGACTCGGTGCAAACACTCTCGCGCCGTATTCCAGATATTGCATTACCTGGTTGATAAGGACTTCCTAGGGCCACAGACAATAGAATATCAGGTCCCCTCACTGAAATATAGTCTCCTGTTTCTACCAGTTGAAAAAGGAGATCACTTGATGGAGATATACATGAACAGCCTTGAAGGTCGTGAGCTTACATACAAGAACACTACTATTACAGGAATGGACCTAGGCATCAAACAAAAGCTTTTCAAGTATTACCTGGCTAGGGACTCCATCTACCCTGTTCTGGCTGTAGTTTCGCTGTTCCTCACCATAGCCCTTTATTTGCAGTCTCTTTTCCTGTCAGCTCTGTCTTTAGTTGCAATTGTGGGTTCTCTCTTGACTTCCTATTTCTTCTACAAAGTGGTTTTTCAGCTGACATTCTTCCCTTTCCTCAACTTAGCTTCAGCTTTCATCCTGTTTGGTAGTTGTTCTAACCACGCCTTCACTTTCATTGATTTCTGGAATCTACAACTATCCCAGAATCCACCCGTTTCTCTAGAGATAAGAGTCAATAGAGTTCTCCAAGAGGTCGGATATTTGATATTGGCATCAGGCTTGACTTCTAGTGCCACGTTCTTCTCTGGGTTCCTGAGCAGCATCACAGCAGTCAGATGCTTTGCTGTGTACCTGGGAACGGCTTCCTTAATCTGTACTTTTTCCGCCCTTGCGTGGCTGCCCAGCTCGCTCATATTACGCGAGCGCTACACTGTGCCTGCCTCAGCCTCTGTTACTGCACAGGCATGGAAGCCTTGCTGCACGAAAAGTATTGGCGGGTTCTGGGACACAAGCTCACGAAAGCGGTGCCTCTTCACCTTGGGTCAGAAGCTACGAGGGTTGAAGCGAGGACTGTCCGACACCTCCAATTTACTTTTCCTGAAAATCCTCCCATGTGGAGTGGTCAAGTTCAGATACATTTGGGTCTGCTGGTTCGCAGTGTTGGCCGCAGGAGGAACATACATCTCAGTTGTAGACCCTGGTATGAGACTACCCACTTTAGACAACAGGGCAACTCAGTTATTCCGCTCTAGCCATCCCTTTGAAAGATATGACGCTGAATATCGCCACCAATTCATGTTTGAACGGCTGGTGAACGGGGAGGACAAGCTCATTACATTGACTCTTGTTTGGGGAGTCATCCCAACCGATAACGGCAATCACTTTGATCCGAAAAGCAACGGATCTTTAGTTATGGATCCAGAGTTTAACATGAGTAGCCCAGAGGCTCAGGTGTGGTTGAGAGACTTGTGTGGAAGAGTTCAAAACCAAAGTTTTTATTTACCGTCGTCATCATCATCTGAAAACGAAGGCTCAACAGACAACGTCTGTATGGTCGAGCAACTCATACACTGGGTGTCTATCCGACGATGCTCAGAGAGTGAGGACGCCTTACATTTTTGCTGCAACGATATTCCCTTTCCTTACCCACCGGGTGTTTTTGAACAATGCCTGAGCATGATGGTGGCCGAGCGGCATGCAGAGGGCTATGTGTCCGAGGTTGGAGGCCTACATTTTGAGGCAGATGGTCGAATAGCAGCCCTGGTAATGGTATTTAGAACTACGCACCGCTATAGCTACAACTTTAGTCACACCACCCTTTTCTATAATGATATTGTGTCATGGTTTAATGGTGAAATGTCTGGCGCACCACTGGGACTAAAGGAAGGATGGTTTGTGAGCCAGTTGACACTATTTGACTTGCAACAATGTCTGAGCTCAGAAACCCTTGTGGTCACTGGGTTCTCTGTAGCTCTAGCATTTGTCTTGCTTCTACTGACCACATGGAATATTCCACTGAGTATTTATGGCGCTGCTGCTGTTGGAGGAAGTGTTTTTGTCACCATCGGCCTCCTGGTCCTTCTAGAATGGCAGCTTAGTGGTGTGGAGGCACTCTTCATATCAGCTGCTGCTGGGCTGTCTGTCGACTTTTTAGCCAACTACTGCATATCATATAATTCAGCGCCACACTCTGATAGAATTGGAAGAGTTGCACATTCTCTGAAAAGAATGAGCTGTCCTGTAGCAATAGGATCCGGGGCCTTCTGCTGTGTGGGCATCGCCATGCTCCCTACAACTGCCTTGTTGTTCAGAAAGCTGGGGATTTTCTTATTTCTGGTGAAATGTGTAGCATGTGGATTTGCCACTTTCTTTTTCCAATCCCTATGCTGCTTTTTCGGTCCTCAAAAGAACTGTGGGAAAATAATGTTGCCATGTTCATCTGAACCAGGGACTGAAAGTCTGCCCTCCTGCTCAGCAGCAGAACCTAGGTCCTCCACCTGCGCAGCAAACGGGGCTTTTGGAAGATCAAGAGTTCGAAGGAATTTCAATAAAGACGAGGGTAATTACCTTTACCCGAACCATCAGCGTCAAAGACAGCGACAGGTAGAGGGCGGAAGGGAACCTGAGCAGTATGAGCTTCAGCCATTGGCCTGTCAGCTGAGTGACAGCTTTGAGAACAGCACGTGTACTAGTAAGCTATCCAACAGACCCTCAGTTCTCTCCGATGACATCCAGTTCGGTGGTCTGAGTCCCAGGAGGGATGTGGAGAGGAGCAACATTGAGGCAGATAGTGAAGAGCTCTGTGGGAGGCACCACAAAGGCTGTCACCCACCCCCAGCTTTGCAGACCTCTTCCCCATATAAAGAAAACACCCTAAGGCCTGTAGTAGCTCCTCAAGGTGACCTGGCTAAGGAAAGGCTCTTGTGCAAGACGTGCAGAGGACAGTCTGCTGGCATCAAGCACTGGAACGTATCGCTGTCCTCTTCCTCAAGCATGGGGGACACCATCATTAGTCAAACAATAGAAACAATTTACCAGCCATCCCTCTCCAAGGACGAGGCCCCTAATAGCACCTTTAAGCATCACCCTCACAAACGCCTACTGTCATCTCAGAGTTCATTTGACGGGCTAGAGGATTCCAATGAGACTTGCCTGAGTGACATTGAACCTGGACCCTCAAACCAACAGACTTCTATTGAAGCAGAGGGAGAACTGGAACCACAACCAGGGCACCTTAACGGAAAGAGAGACACCCTACGTCTCTCCCTGAGAGAGACCACATATGAGACAGCCTCTCCGGGGTGTGGGAGGGGCCGTACGAGCCAGAGTGAAGGACCAGTGATGTTGCCAAACAGTAAACCAGATTTGCCTGATGTATGGATCAAACGAGATGGGCAGAGGGAAGATACAAGCTGAATTAGATTTCAAAAGATATGTGTAATCTAAGCATGCAGAAGTGTTCGGTTCATCATCTGTCAGCTTGACTAGCTCAGTCAGAAACGGCAGAATGTTACGTTTGTGAATAAGATTCTTTGTAATGGATTTACACATTTTGGAAAATTCACAGCAGGACACACACTGGAAGTTGGATAATCACTGACCTGTTTGTTATTCGACTGTATTACcctgatctatatccacagtctgGATAGATTCTTAGACAATAATGTCATTTGAACACACTTTAAAATAAtttctaaatattttttttttagatgtgAGGGAAGGGGTTCTTTTGTTTGAGCAACAATACGCTTGGCTATGTATTCCACGCACCCACCATTAAAACACCATCAAGACATATCACATGGTGCTGGAAGTTACATCACTACAAGTAGATCAGAAATTgtgtgtaattaaaaaaaaaaaaaaaaaaaattgtaaaccaCAATTGTACACTGTCAGAATGTACAACACAACAATTGCTGTTGTACAAAGTCAAATGCCAAGAAATGTAACATTAATTTGGTGACTTAAGACAATTCCGTGTGTATTAATTATTTAGGGGACCTGAACAGCACTGTTATACACTTACAGTAGGGAGCTGCAGATGCACAGCAGATGTATATAGTGAGCATTATCCTTTGATAATGAAAGAATGAAGGTCTTGTACATGAAACCAACTGATGTATTGGCAGGCCTGAATCTGACAAAGGTGATTTTTACCAGCTTGGTGGCTCCTTCCATCATTAAACATGACTTGTAGATAACCAGCTTCACAGCACGGTTCAAAGAAATGTAGAATCAGCGTTCTATGTAGAGTAATACGATCTCTACTAAGGCTTGGCTGGGTAATCAAAAATGGTAGTTCTACATCCGCAGAGCAGCCTTCACTACATTTCACCACCTGCTGGAACATcagattaaatatatatatatatgtgtgtttgcCTTGACAGAACACATGCAGTCTATGGATCATGGTGTACAATGTGCAGCATGTGCCAAATCTTTGCAACAGTCGTTTTTCCATGAAGAAAATGTAAAATGTGTTTTATGTGAAAGGTATTATCCTTTACAATAGTGGAGTTGTATTTTTGGTTCAAAATACAACCCAGAATAATGTATGTATTAAGGGTTTAATTGTGGTTTGATGAAATGACTGCAAAAATGTATGTGAAGAATTTACAAGAATTGTAAAAATGTGCCTACAAGCAGGGTTATTTTGAAGTTGTCTCATCTGAAAGGGTTTCCTTTTGACAACTGATTCAGTGATCATAAGTCTTGGATGAGCTTTTGAAATAACCTGCCTTAGAGAAAGGAATGATAGAACTTAACTTTAGGCTTTTGAGGAgcagagaaaacagaaaggttgCAATGACTATTAAAACCTGAGAAAACACAGTACTTGTACTCATTTTCACATGTgggaaactttaaaaaaaaaaatgataataaagTGTATTTTTCCTGCAGAATGGATTGTTTTATTCAATGCCATGAAAATAAAATTTCATTGTCAAACGTTATGAAAATGTTTATTTGGTTTTCAATTAGAAGGGCTATTGAAAATAAATCCTAGATAAACATCTTCCTGGTTTAGAGTCCAATGGAAAATATATGGTCCAAAGTAATATATCCCTTAACGTGAGTCAGAGGGAAATGaattatacaatttaaaaacagAATTATTCATGATTTACAGATCCGTGAGCCACAGAACTAACAACCGAGCTTGGTTCACCAAGTGTCCAAAGACAACTTCAACAAAACAACAATAGTGATATTTTACATCCTATTGGGCACATCACATAGTACACTGCCTGCACTTCTGTGGTATAACATCCCTATAGTGCCTTAGTCGTCAATCCAGTCATCCTTGGCCCAGTCAGGTAGGCGAGTTGAATATTCAAAGTCTGGTCCTTTATAGCGCAACGCATGGAGGTACATGATGAGCTCCTTCTCGGTGGGGTCCGGACGGACAATCTTACACTCGCTACACAGAGGGTCTTTCGTGTTTGCAGTAGCTAAGTGAGAAGATTCTGTGGACTCCGTTTGATCATCATTTTCATCAGTTGGTCCGGGTACTGCACCGGGTAAGGCTGGACTGCTGTGGACCTGATTTGCACTCTGTTCTACGTCACTCAGTGTACAGTCACTTGAAACAGAATTGCAAACACGTGGCAACAGCTCTGGCTGAGGTGTCTGAGCATCAGTCTGCACATTGCTCACCGGTACCATTCCCTCGTCTGGGATGTCTAGGAGATGAAGACTCTCCTTCAAACGATGTTCCTCCAGAATCGCTTTGAGAAGCTCATCGTCGCTCATGCCCATCAGGCCTCCCTTTGCCCTTTGGGGACCCCAAGCAGAGGAGCCATAGACAGGGTCGTTGAGGATGGGGTAGCCCAGGAACTGGAGGTGGACACGAATCTGGTGAGTGCGGCCAGTGAGAGGGAGGCAACGCACTACACTGGAGTGGCCGTTCCAGCTGAGCCTTTGGAAGACTGTGCGGCAATCCTTGCCTTTAGGATGCACTCTGCACAGTCCCACCTTGAAGGAGACCACCAGGATGGGCTCCTCACAGATGATCTCACCCTCTGGGAACTCCCCTTCCACTCGACAGACATACTCCTTCTCCAGCTGTAAAAGATGACAGACTATCAGTCACTTATATCAAACTTGAATAAAGTATATTTTATGTtgcctctcagagagagagattatactTGAGCCCCTATTTAATCCAAACTGATGACCAGATTTCTAGGATAAGTgactaaaaaaataaatatcatcAGGAAACACAATGTTCCTTTTCGATTGATTAGGTGCACACTGGACTAGAGGATGTCTTACCTGTCTGTCTCGCACCAACACATCCAGTTTCTGGGACACTTCCAAAGTCCGGGCGAAGAGCAGCACCCCAGATGTTAGGCGATCCAGCCGGTGCACAGTGTGAAGGCCACATATGCCCCGTTCCTTTCCCAGGATGAAAATGACCGTGTTGTGACGGAAGCGCCCACAAGGATGAACTGGCATCGAGGCTGGCTTGTCAACTACCAAAACCTCCCCATTATCTTCCAAAATCTCCAGTGGCCGTCCAACTACAGGTGGCTCATGGCGATGCACAGTATTCCTTAGGAAGTCattgttctgggggggggggggggggaagagagacaggtcTGACAATATTTATTCTGCacagattttttacattttaatttagGGACAAAGTTAGAGACTGTTGTATATAATTCAAGCCAACATAATCAGCATCCATCTAATTCAAGATTGAACTCACCCTGAGTGTAACAGAGAGGTCATCCATTGGGGTTTCATTGAGTCGGATGCGTCCTAGTTTGGAAGCCATAACGTAGTACTCCAACGGCTCAGCTCGGAATTCACTGCTGAAAACCTCGAGAAGACTTTTCCCAATCCAGCGTCCCTTGCAGTACGTTTTGAAGTCGAAGTAGTATGGGCGCACTTTGCGTAGACCTCCTTCAAAATAGTATGTTGTTTCATCAAAATGCTCTTTGCTGAAACTTACGCCGGGGTTGCGTTTTTGAGGGGGAGGAATGTATCTCTCTCCTGTACGGAGTTGTTTCTTCCCACCTCCTCGACGTCTCTTTCCACGACTACTTTTCTCTGGGTCGTCCTTCTCTTCGCTCTTACGTTTACAAGTTTCTTTCAACTCGTCTGTGGTAGAATTGACTGAAGTGTTTGAGGTATTTACCGCTGACACCCTCGTCATTTCTGTCGACTCCATTGTATGCGACATTACTGTAAAATGGTTTTGATGCAAACGTGGGCCAGATGATAACTCATTTACTGAGTTGTAAAGTGTATGTTCTTttgtcactttacaaattaaatCGCTATAATTTGTGACGTTTGTCAATTGCGCATTGCAAGGTCTAGCACGTGATAGTGTTCTGTTATTAAGCGTTATTTCGCGTTTGTTAAAGACTTGGAGAACATAGAAAATGTTCTTGATATAACGTACCATCAAATTTAAGAAAGAGTATCGTTTTCTCTAGGGAGCTCTGTAAAAACCACTGTTTGTCGGTTAAAGGTAAATAAAATCATCTGTAAAATGTGTCCAAACTACTCACACGTATCTCACTGAAGCAGCCTAACATGCAGCCATGAAAGTATGGGTCTCCCTTCCAAATGACTACGGGCACTCGTCGATGACGCCCCGGTGTGTTAGTAGTCCGTTTCAAAGCCTTATCAAATATCCTCATCCTCCTGACACTGAATAGTGCTTCACACATACAACATAATAAGATATATAGACCTAAATAAATAGCATTTATGATCTCTTATACAGGCAATGGTTAAATTGATAGAGGCAAAGTGTATTTAAAAAAAGCCCAAAGCCAAACAATCCCATCTCTCTCAAATAAAACAACATTATTTCCcatgcatttaaacacaaacaagCGTTTTCATTACAATATTTGTATTAATAAATTATGACATTACTGTATAATCATTtcagtatttaaaaaataaagactaAACTGCATCTATTCTCATCGTTATGTAAAAAGGGTTGTTTTTCTGTTGCCGAAACAGACTACTTGTAATCATTTATAGGTTAGGCTATGTTTACTTGCATTCACATCAGTCTTTAGAAAACAATTCATGTTCACTTTTATCAAGACATCTTCCTGTTGGTTGGTACGATGACTCAATTTGTATGAGGGTTGTCACATCCCTTTAATTTTTGTAAAATTAAATACATGAATAAGCCGACCTTTCAGCTAGACATCTGTGAGGAACAAACAGTGGGTCGATGTTTTGAATGCATATACAAAACGGGAGCACTTAAATGAACGATTTTAGCAATCACAGACAGAGTCGTTAATCCAAAAGCCCTTGGCAACCCTCTTCAACCCTCTGGGATAATGTTCATCTGCTGCCCAGTTTTAGTCAATAAGCAAATGGGAAGTGTTGCtaggcagcagacagacagagatctaaaaaaaaaaactcaatagCTGCAGCACCAGCACCACCATCTGCAAGGGCAACCACACCACATGGAAGTCACCTCCTGCAAAGGCAACCACACCACATGGAAGTCACCTCCTGCAAGGGCAACCACACCACATGGAAGTCACCTCCTGCAAAGGCAACCACACCACATGGAAGTCACCTCCTGCAAGGGCAACCACACCACATGGAAGTCACCTCCTGCAAAGGCAACCACACCACATGGAAGTCACCTCCTGCAAAGGCAACCGCACCACATGGAAGTCACCTCCTGCAAAGGCAACCACACCACATGGAAGTCACCTCCTGCAAGGGCAACCACACCACATGGAAGTCACCTCCTGCAAGGGCAACCACACCACATGGAAGTCACCTCCTGCAAAGGCAACCACACCACATGGAAGTCACCTCCTGCAAAGGCAACCACACCACATGGAAGTCACCTCCTGCAAGGGCAACCACACCACATGGAAGTCACCTCCTGCAAGGGCAACCACACCACATGGAAGTCACCTCCTGCAAGGGCAACCACACCACATGGAAGTCACCTCCTGCAAGGGCAACCACACCACATGGAAGTCACCTCCTGCAAGGGCAACCACACCACACAGCAGTCAGAGCTCACCTCTGGAAAGAAAAACACAGAACAGCATCTCTCAAGAGATCAACTCTAGATGTGGGGTGAGAGAATTAAGGCAAAGTCATGACGGCAGGCGGTGACGAAACTGACATCAGTTAAGGTTTAACATTTTCATGACCTGCCCATTTATCTGCTTTATACTGTATACTTTATATACCATTTATGTAGCTAGTGTATGCGTACCCTTTATATAGTgaatacatactctatataatgTATACATACCCTTTATGTAGTGAATACATACCCTATATAATGTGCAGTCATTGACAGTAgctgacacttgtattttcaatttgtatttattatggatccccattagctgctgccaaggcagcaaaattaaggcagtttatacaattttaaaaacattacaatacattcacagatttcacaagacactgtgtgccctcgggctcctactccaccactaccacatatctacagtactaaatccatgtgtatgtgtgtgtttagtgcgtgttatcgtgtgtgtgtatgcatgtgtctgtgcctctgtttgtgttgcttcagtctccgctgttccataaggtgttttttgtGTCTGTTTTATAAATCACAATTTACTGcatgcatcagttacttgatgtggaatagagttccatgtattcatggctctatgtagtgctgTGTGCCCCCCATTGCCTgtcctggacttggggactgtgaagagacctcttgtggcatgtctttttgggtatgcatgggtgtccgaggtGTGtaccagtagttcaaacagacagctcggtgcattcaacatgtcaacacctctcataaatataagtagtgatgaagtaaatcgctcctccactttgagccaggagacattgacatgcatattattaatattagggcggcaggtagcctagtggttacagtgtTGGACTAGCAACTGAAAGATTGTAAGATCaactccccgagctgacaaggtaaaaatctgtcgttctgcccctgaacatggcagttaacccaccgttccccggTAGGCCTTCATCAATAAGAATGTattttcttaactgacctgcctagttaaataaaggtcaaataaataaaattactctctgtgtacatccaaaggccagccgtgctgccctgttctgagccaattgcaattttactaagtccctttttgtggcacctgaccacacgactgaacagtagtccaggtgtgacaaaactagggcctgtaggacctgccttgttgatagtgttgttaagaaggtagaaactagggcctgtaggacctgccttgttgatagtgttgttttaagaaggtagaaactagggcctgtaggacctgccttgttgatagtgttgttaagaaggtagaaactagggcctgtaggacctgccttgttgatagtgttgttttaagaaggtagaaactagggcctgtaggacctgccttgttgatagtgtt encodes:
- the disp2 gene encoding protein dispatched homolog 2; this translates as MDTCSITDERADAIVMDSPRTERPARETFQSEIPEVSLCPPDSVCPEAQTTRIQTEGDQSDSCSLPRPSSSTSSQLYHQVSQGCTYHSQQHRQCHCCGHHKPIKGKACLESHPITVGPPHTDCSTSAVKTGRSCSPSHVPSCHNAVHCHWLHGSHDGAGTQKSKQHHVVTVRDDGLYWIPRNYSQVVVRYPLAVLVGCAAALLGCSLAGLLIGPLPDFSDPLMGFEPRGTYIGVRQSALAKLQQNTGPGNTLSLIPQHLKDKTAGSYGDGSGGDAGGSQEQSSRQRSKRMLDRDSAQDTFLCDAPGERYAQLVFRSGNSASLWSLKAIYSMCEMEQARIRSQPHFQDLCKQHIRLEVDGAMIRGGCCPSWSLGNYLALLSNASSCLSLTSVQVSESLSLLRYCAPYYHDGRLVAYCAERGLQGNCASVPTRCKHSRAVFQILHYLVDKDFLGPQTIEYQVPSLKYSLLFLPVEKGDHLMEIYMNSLEGRELTYKNTTITGMDLGIKQKLFKYYLARDSIYPVLAVVSLFLTIALYLQSLFLSALSLVAIVGSLLTSYFFYKVVFQLTFFPFLNLASAFILFGSCSNHAFTFIDFWNLQLSQNPPVSLEIRVNRVLQEVGYLILASGLTSSATFFSGFLSSITAVRCFAVYLGTASLICTFSALAWLPSSLILRERYTVPASASVTAQAWKPCCTKSIGGFWDTSSRKRCLFTLGQKLRGLKRGLSDTSNLLFLKILPCGVVKFRYIWVCWFAVLAAGGTYISVVDPGMRLPTLDNRATQLFRSSHPFERYDAEYRHQFMFERLVNGEDKLITLTLVWGVIPTDNGNHFDPKSNGSLVMDPEFNMSSPEAQVWLRDLCGRVQNQSFYLPSSSSSENEGSTDNVCMVEQLIHWVSIRRCSESEDALHFCCNDIPFPYPPGVFEQCLSMMVAERHAEGYVSEVGGLHFEADGRIAALVMVFRTTHRYSYNFSHTTLFYNDIVSWFNGEMSGAPLGLKEGWFVSQLTLFDLQQCLSSETLVVTGFSVALAFVLLLLTTWNIPLSIYGAAAVGGSVFVTIGLLVLLEWQLSGVEALFISAAAGLSVDFLANYCISYNSAPHSDRIGRVAHSLKRMSCPVAIGSGAFCCVGIAMLPTTALLFRKLGIFLFLVKCVACGFATFFFQSLCCFFGPQKNCGKIMLPCSSEPGTESLPSCSAAEPRSSTCAANGAFGRSRVRRNFNKDEGNYLYPNHQRQRQRQVEGGREPEQYELQPLACQLSDSFENSTCTSKLSNRPSVLSDDIQFGGLSPRRDVERSNIEADSEELCGRHHKGCHPPPALQTSSPYKENTLRPVVAPQGDLAKERLLCKTCRGQSAGIKHWNVSLSSSSSMGDTIISQTIETIYQPSLSKDEAPNSTFKHHPHKRLLSSQSSFDGLEDSNETCLSDIEPGPSNQQTSIEAEGELEPQPGHLNGKRDTLRLSLRETTYETASPGCGRGRTSQSEGPVMLPNSKPDLPDVWIKRDGQREDTS
- the rpusd2 gene encoding RNA pseudouridylate synthase domain-containing protein 2; the encoded protein is MVRYIKNIFYVLQVFNKREITLNNRTLSRARPCNAQLTNVTNYSDLICKVTKEHTLYNSVNELSSGPRLHQNHFTVMSHTMESTEMTRVSAVNTSNTSVNSTTDELKETCKRKSEEKDDPEKSSRGKRRRGGGKKQLRTGERYIPPPQKRNPGVSFSKEHFDETTYYFEGGLRKVRPYYFDFKTYCKGRWIGKSLLEVFSSEFRAEPLEYYVMASKLGRIRLNETPMDDLSVTLRNNDFLRNTVHRHEPPVVGRPLEILEDNGEVLVVDKPASMPVHPCGRFRHNTVIFILGKERGICGLHTVHRLDRLTSGVLLFARTLEVSQKLDVLVRDRQLEKEYVCRVEGEFPEGEIICEEPILVVSFKVGLCRVHPKGKDCRTVFQRLSWNGHSSVVRCLPLTGRTHQIRVHLQFLGYPILNDPVYGSSAWGPQRAKGGLMGMSDDELLKAILEEHRLKESLHLLDIPDEGMVPVSNVQTDAQTPQPELLPRVCNSVSSDCTLSDVEQSANQVHSSPALPGAVPGPTDENDDQTESTESSHLATANTKDPLCSECKIVRPDPTEKELIMYLHALRYKGPDFEYSTRLPDWAKDDWIDD